Below is a genomic region from Ostrea edulis chromosome 10, xbOstEdul1.1, whole genome shotgun sequence.
AACATTTCCAATTCGTTCGCGATATTCCAAACACAATGTCCATTGTAGAATTTATTTCacaaagtttatatttcatacCAAAGATCTTGAAGTATCATAGATAatccaataaataaatatatatcattctaCACAAATATGAAAGGGAAAGATAATGGacagtgattaatcttataaggaatacaaaatagagagttggacaaacacgaactcctggatatacataattatttcatttactatGGATATCAAGATTGCTAAATCTATGTACATTAGGTTAATTGATAATTACATACATCTAAAAAGATTGCGTTCTGACACAAATATAATTGACACTTCCCATAAAGAGAGGATATGAGATTAACAGTGTACATGAAGATATGATATTATATTAACCATGTATCCGAGAACTAAAGAGGTTTTCAATGACAAATACGGATTATTATGTCTTATTCACATATGACCTTCTTAGtaattataaaaacaacaaacatacaTAATTATTCTATAAACATGTCGATATGTCTCTAGTATGGTTATgtcaatacacgtatcaacacttcgcgaaagttacgtcccttgtccgccatcttccggataaaaatcgtatttccctacgttggcctttgtaattttcctatctgtagctttgacatctgttattttaccatcaattgcagtcaactacaatatgccccagattggggcaacccattaacttgtatgaaaacttggtaattggctaaaattcaaagtaataacatcttacatttggtaaggtaaagaaggaaaactgggtttttcaccgattgacctttggctgaccccgcaaagggacgtaacttgcggcgaagtgttgatacgtgtattgtgTTACAATTTAcgttatttttaggtcacttttCACGGAATAGTAGTAGTTTCGTCGCatcatttcaaaatgattttatctGTATGCGTTGTAAAAATGAAACGTCAAATGcgaaattaaaattttacaagaCGTTCAGGAATTATGTATTTGTCTTGATGATTCATAAGTAGTTTTCAATGGTCAATGTATCCCAATATGCATAGCATCTCAGAAAAAAGAAAACGTTTGCATAGCTGAGGGGAAAAGGTTTGGAAATTGGACTAAGATTTACCTTacaaacagttttatgaaaatgttttaattttatcaaacaaCTCGCTAACGCGATTCTTGATATATGCTACTATGATATATCagagttcatatcctcatgcaTATTCAAAAATTGTATTTTCTACTTTCATGTTTGTCGAAATCCCAAGGTATTTATATAGAGCACCtatctatcaagattcatacacgaattgttcacaactgcattcataaggaaatggctataatttcaatttataaagatattaaaggcaaaaatTGTTTATAAAAGTTGTTCTATAGCTACAATAtatgcattattttttaaagcTATTTTTCGTAAGTGCTCTGAAACTTATTAATTTGAAACAAGTCTATTTTATGTCCGAAATTGAAATTCCGttgggatctgggttagaataggtcctcagtacatcTTATTTCTCGTAAGGGGTGACTATacggggcggtccttcggatgggacCGGGAAAATCAAGACCccatatcacagcaggtgtgacacgatgaagatcccaacctgctcaaaggccgtaagcgccgagtataggcctaaattttgcagcccttcaccggcaatggtgacgtctacatatcagtgaaaaattcttgagtgtgACATATATATAAAGTACACAACATCAAGAAAAGCTGTGTTATTGTATTCGATTAATCCTTAATAGTGGTGATTAAACGTTTGAAAAATTTTGCTTGTTTTCTTTCAGTTTCGTTTTCATTAAACACCAATGGTTTGATTTTCCACCAAATAAACAAGAAGTCTTTTGGAAGGTCTTCAATTTGGATTCCATCCTTGATGATCAGAACAAGTTTTGCATTAGTATGAATTGCGTGTATTTTTGCGACCTGAATTTCATAGGATCCCCATTCAGATTTGATAAACTGCCGTGTTATAACGAATATAACATATTTACTCATGTTAATGAATTTAACTATTTCTTCTGCATAGGGACTACCTGGGTCAAAATCTTTATCTTGAAGTGCAATTTGAAGATTTTCTTCTGTTAATGCTGGATAAAGTTTTGTACGTACCCAAACAAAATCAATGGATGAATATGAAATGTATGCGTCATATGCAGGaatgttacatgtaatgattgCAGAAAAACTTTTTCTCCAAAATAAGCGGATTCTCAACATGCCATAACGCACGAGGATTCTGTAGCGGTATAAAATTGTAAACGTTGCAAGAAACAGAAAAGTGAACGACAGAGCAGAAGTCGATATTTCTAACCACCGCATTGACATGCATTGTAGTTCTATTGAACGCATATCATTAATTACCGTTAATAACGTTTTGGTTGGTTCCTCAATACAGTAGGTCTCGTTCAAATGAAGAAATAGTTCTTGATGATCAGACATCCTGCGCAGGGAATCAATGGCATTACAGAAACAATCAAAGGGGTTACCTCTAACATCTATCTGAACGCCTTTTAGATGATTTAAGGTAATGATATCTTCGGTCGAAAATGATACAATTTTGTTGGATCTCATTTCAAGAATTCGTAGTGACGTAGCAACACGAAGAGCATCTGGAACTGTAGTGAGTAGATTGTCATTTAGTTTTAATGTTTCCAAAGACAATGACTGACTTTGAAAAATGTTCGGATGTAAATCTTTTAAAGCGTTCTCTGAGAAATCGACAACCTTCAGGTTGGTAAGACCATTAAGAAATTCACCCTTCACATCTCTTGTTAGACCGACATCGAGATTTACATCACTCATGTAGAGTTCCGACAAGGGGTGAAAATCTTTCAGAAATGCTACATATAAATCGTTACACTGTACACCAGAGACATCCAGGAACCACAGCCGAGGAAAAAACAGTTCGAAGTTGCTTTTCGTACAAAAAGAGAAACTGATGTATCTTAAATTGAGGCG
It encodes:
- the LOC130050950 gene encoding toll-like receptor 2, translated to MGFWNMCGFIPVLLLYDVQTKCIITRSLDVCGSTGDMYNCQHQQLKFVPGNITSNITAIDLSDNDIVNLQDDDFNGMYNLKAIYLNRNRIKHIKKNVFQHLPNLCILDLSSNQLRKGSIEKGTFQNMNSIQDLKINDNPFPNGGFPDEEIERLSSLRNLSMSTTTSTLHFSSKFRSLKTLKKLEIDSHVDFQLNNKSFENLAELKIEYVHFVFSDYCPCRNIDEDLFWAFANLKGLHFQTSCGMRYALKSLMRLQSKTLNYLNFSSSFALSAEVCMVLNENEVKYLRNVCAKTVSLKETGIVSIDAMKSSLFMKCIEQIDLSFNLLRNTPFAYAILEAPRIKVINVSHQSSRGSYSSPSKNRKPMFQQMPFNLTLSPSLEILDMSNTMIDANTTKLKFEMYGANLQRLNLRYISFSFCTKSNFELFFPRLWFLDVSGVQCNDLYVAFLKDFHPLSELYMSDVNLDVGLTRDVKGEFLNGLTNLKVVDFSENALKDLHPNIFQSQSLSLETLKLNDNLLTTVPDALRVATSLRILEMRSNKIVSFSTEDIITLNHLKGVQIDVRGNPFDCFCNAIDSLRRMSDHQELFLHLNETYCIEEPTKTLLTVINDMRSIELQCMSMRWLEISTSALSFTFLFLATFTILYRYRILVRYGMLRIRLFWRKSFSAIITCNIPAYDAYISYSSIDFVWVRTKLYPALTEENLQIALQDKDFDPGSPYAEEIVKFINMSKYVIFVITRQFIKSEWGSYEIQVAKIHAIHTNAKLVLIIKDGIQIEDLPKDFLFIWWKIKPLVFNENETERKQAKFFKRLITTIKD